A genome region from Blautia coccoides includes the following:
- a CDS encoding LysR family transcriptional regulator gives MTIRHLKIFLTVAETGKMSMAAEQLYITQPSVSQAIRELEDHYQVLLFERLSKKLYITEDGKKLYVTAKQLVTQFESLEESMRKENRREKIRIGGTVTLGSGLLSKVVRDLRGERPELDIYSYMNNTQIIEQKLLSMELDVGIVEGRVKSRDLVSIPLIDDMLVLACGQNHLYFGRHTLFINELNGHDFVKREPGSGTRELFENFIVRHGLDIHTVFEESTPDSIKNAIQINNCMAVISIRLLEKEIQNGEIHVFTGPHKEWNRSFSFVYHKDKFLTESILRLKEIVSSYNDVEEIRKLPGGQLVDG, from the coding sequence ATGACCATCAGACATCTGAAAATTTTTCTGACAGTGGCTGAAACAGGAAAAATGAGCATGGCCGCAGAACAGCTCTATATCACTCAGCCCTCAGTCAGCCAGGCGATCCGGGAACTGGAAGACCACTACCAGGTACTGCTCTTTGAACGCCTCTCCAAAAAACTTTATATCACTGAAGACGGAAAAAAGCTTTATGTCACGGCCAAACAGCTTGTAACGCAGTTTGAAAGCTTGGAGGAGAGCATGAGGAAGGAAAACCGGCGGGAGAAGATCCGTATCGGCGGTACTGTCACCCTCGGAAGCGGACTCCTCTCCAAAGTAGTACGTGATCTGCGGGGAGAGCGGCCTGAACTAGATATTTATTCTTATATGAACAATACCCAGATCATAGAACAAAAGCTTCTGAGTATGGAGCTGGATGTGGGAATCGTAGAAGGACGTGTGAAGAGCCGGGATTTGGTCTCCATTCCCCTTATTGATGACATGCTCGTGCTGGCATGCGGCCAAAATCACCTCTACTTTGGCCGTCACACCTTATTTATCAACGAGCTGAATGGACATGATTTTGTAAAAAGGGAACCGGGAAGCGGTACCAGGGAATTATTTGAGAATTTCATCGTGCGCCACGGTCTTGATATCCATACTGTGTTTGAGGAGAGCACCCCGGATTCCATAAAAAATGCCATACAGATCAACAACTGTATGGCAGTCATCTCCATCCGTCTTCTGGAAAAGGAAATACAGAACGGGGAGATCCATGTATTTACCGGTCCTCACAAAGAATGGAACCGGAGTTTCTCCTTTGTCTACCACAAGGATAAATTCCTGACCGAATCCATTCTCCGCCTGAAAGAGATCGTGAGCAGCTACAACGATGTGGAAGAGATAAGAAAGCTGCCGGGAGGACAATTAGTTGACGGCTGA
- the rd gene encoding rubredoxin, translating into MKKYVCEPCGYEYDPEVGDPENGIAPGTSFEELPEDWVCPICGMGKEVFIEA; encoded by the coding sequence ATGAAAAAATATGTTTGCGAACCATGCGGATATGAATATGACCCTGAGGTAGGAGATCCGGAAAACGGAATCGCACCGGGAACTTCATTTGAGGAACTTCCGGAAGATTGGGTATGCCCGATCTGCGGTATGGGAAAAGAAGTATTTATTGAAGCTTAA
- the nhaC gene encoding Na+/H+ antiporter NhaC, which produces MGKNEKKERTVRLPNFIEAIIPIVVMMALMLYGFVGGSGYSDAHMPLLVSIVVACIIGCLCGHSFSDMLAGMLDRLNATMEAILILCTVGILVASFIMSGTIPALIYYGLDLLTPKLFLPIGCIMCAVVGLACGSSWTATATIGIAFLGIGAGLGINPAITAGMIISGAYVGDKFSPLSDTTNLAAAVSETGLFDHVTAMVSTTGPTFVIALILYTIMGLNIDTSGFDASVATDLQAALAEGFNLSPILLLPIVVIVVVCIMKVPGLVGISISVGCGVLFAAVFQGMHSLGELFDVLHYGTTFESTNELANDLLSRGGMDHQMWTINLILLAVAYGGALERCGCVDTLFGGLKKRLHSVGSLILATLLTSLFCDATMCDQFLGIGVPAPLYVDKYDEMGLGRNMLSRTLEDCGTLWAVMFPWTGCGAYQMGVLGVHPFLYFPYAFVNLLNPILAALLAFLGRNIFWADGAYTNILGKTKMRKPAAAPADKHELAVKNLEALRAAGKAPKAQA; this is translated from the coding sequence ATGGGAAAGAACGAAAAGAAAGAACGTACAGTTCGGCTTCCAAATTTTATTGAAGCTATTATTCCGATTGTAGTCATGATGGCTCTGATGCTTTATGGCTTCGTAGGAGGAAGCGGATACAGTGATGCCCATATGCCGTTACTGGTATCTATCGTAGTGGCTTGTATCATCGGCTGTCTCTGCGGACACAGCTTTTCCGACATGCTGGCTGGTATGCTGGATAGGCTGAATGCTACAATGGAAGCGATACTGATTCTTTGTACAGTTGGTATCCTCGTGGCATCTTTCATTATGTCCGGTACAATTCCGGCCCTGATCTATTACGGCCTGGATTTACTGACACCTAAGCTTTTCCTGCCAATCGGCTGTATTATGTGTGCTGTTGTTGGTCTGGCATGCGGTTCTTCATGGACTGCTACTGCTACCATAGGTATTGCCTTTTTAGGTATTGGTGCAGGCCTTGGAATCAACCCTGCTATCACTGCAGGTATGATCATCTCAGGAGCTTATGTTGGAGATAAATTTTCACCGCTTTCTGATACTACAAACCTGGCAGCAGCTGTTTCTGAAACCGGCTTGTTTGACCACGTTACGGCGATGGTCTCCACCACCGGCCCAACCTTTGTGATCGCATTGATCTTATATACGATCATGGGTCTGAACATTGATACATCAGGATTCGATGCCTCTGTTGCAACAGATTTACAGGCAGCTCTGGCAGAAGGCTTTAACTTAAGCCCGATCCTGCTGCTTCCGATCGTTGTGATCGTAGTTGTTTGTATCATGAAGGTACCTGGATTGGTTGGTATATCAATCTCTGTGGGATGCGGCGTTTTGTTCGCAGCAGTTTTCCAGGGTATGCACAGTCTGGGTGAATTGTTCGACGTTCTGCACTATGGTACAACATTTGAATCTACGAATGAGTTAGCGAATGACTTGCTGAGCAGGGGTGGTATGGATCATCAGATGTGGACCATCAACCTGATCCTGCTGGCAGTTGCCTACGGCGGTGCTCTGGAGCGCTGCGGATGCGTGGATACATTGTTCGGAGGTCTGAAGAAGAGACTCCACTCTGTGGGAAGTCTGATTCTGGCTACACTTCTGACATCCTTATTCTGCGATGCTACTATGTGTGACCAGTTCCTCGGAATTGGTGTGCCGGCTCCGCTGTATGTGGACAAATATGATGAGATGGGTCTGGGCCGAAATATGTTGTCCAGGACCTTGGAGGACTGTGGTACTCTGTGGGCGGTAATGTTCCCGTGGACAGGCTGCGGTGCTTATCAGATGGGCGTTCTGGGAGTACATCCGTTCTTATACTTCCCATACGCATTCGTCAACCTGCTGAATCCGATTCTGGCTGCGCTCCTTGCATTCCTGGGCCGCAATATCTTCTGGGCTGATGGTGCCTATACGAATATTCTGGGCAAAACAAAAATGCGTAAACCGGCTGCAGCTCCTGCGGATAAACATGAGCTGGCAGTGAAGAATCTTGAAGCTCTGCGTGCAGCAGGCAAAGCACCTAAGGCACAGGCATAA
- the hutH gene encoding histidine ammonia-lyase produces the protein MSNIVITGKDLTLEQIALICRENAKIELAEEAKQNIIESRKVVDDLVAEEKVVYGITTGFGKFSDVVISQDQCKALQKNLIITHAVGAGDPFPVDVARGIMLLRINNLVKGFSGIRLETVQTMIDMLNKGVTAFIPEKGSLGASGDLAPLSHMVLPMLGLGMAYYEGELLPGAEAMKRAGIPTIELSAKEGLALNNGTQAMTSAGSLALYDALQLLKVADIADSLCFEAQNGVVSALDHRLHDVRPHSGQLATARNLLRLLDGSKNTTVQGEIRVQDAYSLRCSPQIHGASKDAVNYVLDHVNIEINSVTDNPIIFKEDKNGISGGNFHGQPMALSFDFLGIAVSELANVSERRIERLVNPAYSELPAFLTPHGGVCSGFMIVQYSAAALVSENKVLAHPASVDSIPSSAGQEDHVSMGTIAARKAGEIAKNVRRVLAMELMVACQGIDMRGNKGLGKGTQAAYDLVRKEVATLDEDRELYGDINYCEAIIKDGSLVKAVEEALGGAIETK, from the coding sequence ATGAGCAATATTGTAATTACTGGTAAAGACCTCACACTGGAACAGATTGCTTTAATTTGTCGTGAGAATGCAAAAATTGAGTTAGCCGAGGAGGCAAAACAGAACATTATCGAATCAAGAAAAGTGGTTGATGACCTTGTTGCGGAAGAGAAGGTTGTCTATGGGATCACAACTGGATTTGGTAAATTCAGCGATGTTGTAATTTCTCAGGATCAGTGCAAGGCTCTTCAGAAAAACCTGATCATCACTCATGCGGTAGGTGCTGGTGATCCATTCCCCGTTGATGTTGCAAGAGGTATTATGCTGCTTAGGATCAACAACCTGGTAAAAGGATTTTCAGGCATTCGTCTGGAGACTGTCCAGACCATGATCGATATGCTGAATAAAGGTGTTACCGCGTTTATTCCAGAGAAAGGTTCCCTTGGAGCTTCCGGAGACCTGGCACCGTTATCCCACATGGTTCTGCCCATGCTGGGCCTGGGTATGGCTTATTATGAAGGAGAACTCCTTCCGGGCGCAGAGGCTATGAAGCGTGCAGGAATTCCTACAATTGAATTGTCTGCAAAAGAAGGCCTGGCTCTGAACAACGGTACACAGGCTATGACAAGCGCCGGCTCCCTGGCACTGTACGACGCACTGCAGCTTCTGAAGGTTGCAGATATCGCGGACTCTCTGTGCTTTGAGGCTCAGAACGGTGTTGTGAGTGCTTTAGACCATCGTCTGCACGATGTTCGTCCTCATTCCGGACAGCTCGCAACAGCCAGAAACCTGTTAAGACTTCTAGACGGCAGCAAGAATACTACTGTTCAGGGTGAAATCCGTGTACAGGATGCTTATTCCCTGCGCTGCTCACCGCAGATCCACGGCGCCAGCAAGGATGCAGTGAATTATGTACTTGACCATGTAAATATTGAAATAAACTCTGTAACAGATAATCCGATCATCTTCAAAGAAGATAAGAACGGAATCTCCGGCGGTAACTTCCACGGACAGCCTATGGCATTGAGCTTTGACTTCCTGGGAATCGCAGTTTCTGAGCTGGCTAACGTATCTGAGAGACGTATTGAACGTCTGGTCAACCCGGCATATAGTGAACTGCCTGCATTCCTGACACCGCACGGCGGCGTTTGCTCCGGATTCATGATCGTTCAGTATTCCGCAGCAGCATTAGTATCTGAGAACAAAGTTCTTGCGCATCCGGCATCAGTTGACAGTATCCCGTCATCCGCTGGTCAGGAAGACCACGTATCCATGGGTACGATCGCTGCCAGAAAAGCAGGAGAGATCGCTAAGAATGTAAGACGTGTTCTGGCTATGGAACTTATGGTTGCATGCCAGGGTATTGATATGCGCGGCAATAAAGGCCTGGGCAAAGGAACACAGGCTGCTTATGACTTAGTCCGCAAAGAAGTAGCCACATTAGATGAGGACCGCGAATTATACGGTGATATCAACTATTGTGAAGCAATCATTAAGGATGGCTCTCTCGTCAAAGCGGTAGAGGAGGCCCTTGGCGGAGCTATAGAAACAAAATAA
- a CDS encoding AAA family ATPase, whose translation MANISVHLLGRPYVEVDGERVNFPYKKAEGFFYYLCVKKTATREEIIYVLWGADNENVGRKNLREAVYQIKKLLGKEILVTAGHTSISLNPECMPDIDWDHINEENILENEEEGFLSHFMIKNSYEYEEWITTMQEQYNQAFIKCAREKLYDADATKDVDLIQKYSNILLKHDPYNEKLYYEIMDIYAVNGNYNMAIKLYYDLEKVLADELGVEPSPEIKELFHRIFNVKGNTKAESSGWNAPFLGRTSEIYQVSECIVGTGKSRHPQCVAISGEDGVGKSALLDKAKQMVRGYQMIPLYAACYREESEFFLRPWNDIFWEIEQCVENGLLERSITEEEQAQLDRFFKGSILGDEKPLGRLTYQLMEKAILDMFRKIVEKHKVVLFFDDIQWMDTMSFQLLNRILLTLGTERILLMCTYNQNNDVEVMEALEKLMKKDFLHVISLNPFTEDETMELLHKYLPELNGDEQKLRSIYQMTDGNAFFLMELVNLIKEKGYTLEKSQKTNNVIKARLAGLPETENEVLDCMSMFPEKISIEEIELLLPKMDRLTLVRILEKLQERHLIKEILVGWNVYYKFEHQVFRQFIYERQSEGKKRMYHQMLAEYYESKAEGKKNFGYLPMTIHHYEKCHNMVKAYQYKIKYLKEYYTIVNENFPVLHWEMEYGDDNYGVTFEANELLELAQKVIQFDEDSHQLQEMKKEMYYVKGRFDIAVGEYASGIHNIEESMKLAEVLEDKKSLLNNFKQMIFYGIQVEDLQLVKKYVDEGLSLINVQEPDERGAFMRLKGWYLLHEGRYEEARQTLTEARQIFEDYSGRDSRYIMSIAACYNYIGDACRATGDYQSALSYYKIAIEKGTGKVVTNGLGQFYSNAGQIYYLLGKIKLAQEYLEQAVACFERHGYYWGLERAEAYMALVLLEKGETEQAKKHYKKGVQLSEKMNNPTTVKVLKEIKNKAGF comes from the coding sequence GTGGCAAACATCAGTGTACATCTTTTGGGAAGACCTTATGTAGAGGTAGACGGAGAACGTGTAAATTTTCCATATAAAAAGGCAGAGGGATTTTTCTATTATCTCTGTGTGAAGAAGACAGCTACAAGGGAAGAGATCATATACGTGCTCTGGGGTGCGGACAATGAAAATGTGGGCAGAAAGAACCTGAGGGAAGCGGTTTACCAGATCAAGAAGCTGCTTGGAAAAGAAATTCTGGTGACAGCCGGCCATACAAGCATCTCTTTGAATCCGGAGTGCATGCCGGATATTGACTGGGACCATATCAATGAAGAGAATATCCTGGAAAATGAAGAAGAAGGATTTCTCTCTCATTTTATGATAAAGAACAGCTATGAATATGAAGAGTGGATCACCACCATGCAGGAGCAGTATAACCAAGCATTTATCAAATGTGCCAGGGAAAAGCTGTACGATGCGGATGCCACAAAGGATGTGGATCTGATCCAAAAGTACAGCAACATTTTGCTCAAGCATGATCCTTATAATGAAAAGCTGTACTATGAGATCATGGACATCTATGCGGTGAATGGTAACTATAATATGGCAATCAAGCTGTATTACGATCTGGAGAAGGTTCTGGCAGATGAACTGGGTGTGGAGCCGTCCCCGGAGATCAAGGAATTGTTTCACCGCATTTTCAATGTTAAGGGGAATACCAAGGCAGAGTCCTCCGGCTGGAATGCCCCGTTTTTGGGCAGAACCTCTGAGATATACCAGGTCAGCGAGTGTATTGTGGGAACCGGAAAGAGCCGCCATCCCCAATGCGTGGCCATCAGCGGGGAGGATGGAGTAGGCAAATCCGCGCTTCTGGACAAGGCAAAGCAGATGGTGCGGGGATATCAGATGATACCTCTGTATGCTGCCTGCTATAGGGAGGAATCGGAGTTTTTTCTGCGCCCCTGGAATGATATTTTCTGGGAGATTGAGCAGTGCGTGGAAAATGGTCTGCTGGAGCGTTCCATCACCGAGGAGGAACAGGCACAGCTAGACCGCTTTTTTAAGGGAAGTATCCTGGGGGACGAAAAACCTCTGGGGAGGCTGACGTATCAGCTTATGGAAAAAGCTATTCTGGATATGTTCCGCAAAATAGTGGAAAAGCACAAGGTAGTGTTGTTTTTTGACGATATCCAGTGGATGGATACCATGAGTTTTCAGCTATTGAACAGAATCCTTCTGACTCTCGGCACGGAGCGGATCCTGCTGATGTGTACTTATAACCAGAACAATGACGTGGAGGTTATGGAGGCACTGGAGAAGCTGATGAAGAAAGATTTTCTCCATGTCATTTCTCTGAATCCGTTTACGGAGGATGAGACCATGGAGCTGCTTCATAAATACCTGCCGGAACTCAACGGGGATGAGCAGAAATTAAGGAGTATTTACCAGATGACAGACGGAAACGCGTTCTTCCTGATGGAGCTGGTCAATCTCATTAAAGAAAAAGGATATACCCTGGAAAAATCCCAGAAGACCAACAACGTAATAAAGGCAAGGCTGGCAGGCCTGCCGGAGACGGAAAATGAAGTGCTGGACTGCATGAGCATGTTTCCTGAGAAGATCAGTATTGAGGAGATAGAGCTGCTGCTGCCTAAGATGGACAGGCTCACTTTGGTACGCATTCTGGAAAAGCTGCAGGAGCGCCATCTGATCAAGGAAATCCTTGTGGGATGGAATGTCTATTACAAATTTGAACATCAGGTTTTCCGTCAGTTCATATATGAGCGTCAGAGTGAGGGGAAGAAACGCATGTACCATCAGATGCTGGCTGAGTATTATGAATCAAAGGCTGAGGGGAAGAAAAATTTTGGGTATCTTCCAATGACGATTCACCACTATGAGAAGTGCCATAATATGGTGAAAGCGTATCAATATAAGATTAAATATCTGAAAGAGTATTATACGATTGTCAATGAAAACTTTCCTGTTCTTCATTGGGAGATGGAATATGGCGACGACAATTATGGAGTGACCTTTGAGGCCAATGAGCTTCTTGAACTGGCGCAGAAGGTAATCCAGTTTGACGAGGATTCTCATCAGCTGCAGGAAATGAAAAAGGAAATGTATTATGTCAAGGGCCGTTTTGACATAGCTGTGGGGGAATACGCATCCGGTATCCACAATATTGAGGAGAGCATGAAGCTGGCCGAGGTATTGGAGGATAAGAAGTCTCTTCTGAATAATTTTAAGCAGATGATCTTCTATGGGATACAGGTTGAGGACCTGCAGTTGGTGAAAAAATATGTGGATGAGGGCCTGTCTCTGATCAATGTACAGGAACCGGACGAAAGAGGCGCCTTCATGAGACTGAAGGGGTGGTACCTGCTCCACGAGGGCAGATATGAGGAGGCCCGTCAAACACTCACAGAGGCCCGCCAGATATTTGAGGATTACAGTGGAAGAGATTCCCGCTATATTATGAGTATTGCCGCATGTTACAATTATATAGGAGATGCCTGCCGTGCTACCGGTGACTATCAGTCAGCGCTTTCCTATTATAAGATAGCCATAGAAAAGGGCACCGGTAAGGTGGTGACCAACGGGCTGGGACAGTTCTATTCCAATGCAGGACAGATTTATTATCTTCTGGGAAAGATAAAACTTGCGCAGGAATATCTGGAACAGGCTGTTGCGTGTTTTGAAAGACATGGGTATTACTGGGGATTGGAACGTGCGGAGGCGTATATGGCTCTTGTCCTTTTGGAAAAAGGAGAGACTGAACAGGCGAAGAAGCATTACAAAAAAGGAGTGCAGCTCTCAGAAAAGATGAATAACCCAACAACTGTGAAGGTGTTGAAGGAGATCAAGAATAAGGCGGGATTCTGA
- a CDS encoding Crp/Fnr family transcriptional regulator: MIGLENYENILKESCLFHNKDTAELAELCRLLGGKIQDYGKGQQLLHEGDTIKQLGIVLEGEVRIVRIDMDGNERLFQKLVPSYMMGADIVCTPSRQSPYSAYCSQDAKVWYFDWMPGNEKWEEELERRLMEFIANENVRKFYRIDILSTKSVRKRVLKYLHIQCQKRGSSTVVIPYSREELANYLCVNRSVLSDELGRMQEEGIITFRKNRFTLCQGVSSYNK; this comes from the coding sequence ATGATCGGACTGGAGAATTATGAAAATATACTGAAAGAGAGTTGTCTGTTCCACAATAAGGACACAGCAGAACTGGCGGAGCTTTGCAGGCTTCTTGGAGGGAAGATACAAGATTACGGAAAAGGGCAGCAGCTACTGCATGAGGGGGACACCATTAAACAACTGGGGATTGTACTGGAGGGTGAGGTGCGGATCGTCCGGATCGACATGGATGGGAATGAGAGGCTTTTTCAGAAGCTGGTACCGTCTTATATGATGGGGGCTGATATTGTCTGTACACCCAGCCGGCAAAGCCCTTATTCCGCTTATTGCAGCCAGGACGCAAAAGTGTGGTATTTTGACTGGATGCCCGGAAATGAAAAATGGGAGGAGGAGCTGGAGCGCAGACTGATGGAGTTCATCGCAAATGAAAATGTGAGAAAATTTTACCGGATTGATATTCTCTCAACAAAAAGTGTGCGCAAAAGAGTATTAAAATATCTGCACATACAATGTCAGAAAAGAGGAAGCAGCACAGTGGTGATCCCGTATTCCAGAGAAGAACTGGCCAACTATCTGTGTGTGAACCGCAGCGTACTCTCCGATGAACTGGGCAGAATGCAGGAGGAAGGGATCATCACCTTTCGCAAGAACCGTTTTACGCTCTGCCAGGGAGTTTCTTCCTATAATAAATAG
- a CDS encoding DUF3783 domain-containing protein, giving the protein MIRRPNILYYNNGQTEKGKVLEKAARRMGYDFTPILPQNLLQTVGYLAKIKGFPQRKISVLENLPSIPMDVMVMCNFTDDNLNHLLRMMKNGELPSVALKAVLTSQNCFWTFAHLVKELEEEHRDFMEREEEK; this is encoded by the coding sequence ATGATTCGCAGACCCAATATCTTATACTATAACAATGGGCAGACGGAAAAAGGAAAAGTGTTGGAAAAAGCAGCACGCCGTATGGGATATGATTTTACTCCCATCCTCCCGCAGAATTTACTTCAGACTGTGGGATATCTGGCCAAAATCAAGGGCTTTCCTCAGCGGAAAATATCCGTGCTGGAAAACCTGCCTTCTATTCCTATGGATGTGATGGTTATGTGCAATTTTACTGACGATAACCTGAATCACCTTCTTCGCATGATGAAGAATGGAGAACTTCCATCCGTTGCCTTAAAAGCAGTTCTCACATCCCAGAACTGCTTCTGGACATTCGCACATCTTGTAAAAGAACTGGAGGAAGAACACAGAGATTTTATGGAGAGAGAAGAAGAAAAATAA
- a CDS encoding beta-L-arabinofuranosidase domain-containing protein yields MNKKTEKKLHTFSIPEVKPEGWLKRQLEIQMQGLTGRLYDIWDSVGSYSGWLGGTGENWERAPYYLDGLLPLSYYLEDEEHWKTACRFVEWTLGSQDEEGNFGPIASKEDYWSRFVMLKVLIQYYEIKKDGRVLEFFDRYFQYLYNKIPKVPMKQWSSARIGDLLYCIQWYCEQEAKGYIHDVSAKYDIHSLVEMLREQALDWVDIFLDFPFTRPAGYYYNWNKEYSHFAWEDYHDTMKYHANHIVNVTMGFKYPAMLSYFFDDMDYKAASLAGLANAEKYHGVASGAINGDEHLSGNNPSQGSELCSVVEYMFSLQTMLEAFGLPCFADKMERLAYNALPATITEDFMAHQYLQQANQVLVSKAERSWFNNNEESNMFGLEPNFGCCTANMHQGWPKFVKSLWYRGDESQVVSMVFAPCRLETEAEGRKICIREETEYPFREKITYHVEQASHDNLEFKIRIPQWCGSYKIYKNGKCVKEEKIREKTGDVITVTRGIHTGDILEAEFSTEIEKSYWFHNSMAVERGPLVYALDIKERWEAVKEVAGIRDYEVYPDSGWNYALEKNPSFEMSTDCVGSVPFSKEHPPIRLKTKGRRLPSWKLEANSAGTLPDSPIRPDGAEEEISLIPYGCTKLRVTQFPWYQNGDK; encoded by the coding sequence ATGAACAAGAAAACAGAGAAAAAATTACATACATTTTCTATTCCTGAAGTAAAACCGGAGGGATGGCTGAAACGGCAGCTGGAAATACAGATGCAGGGACTTACCGGCAGATTATATGATATATGGGACAGCGTGGGCAGCTATTCCGGATGGCTGGGCGGTACAGGAGAGAACTGGGAGAGGGCGCCTTATTATCTGGACGGGCTGTTGCCCCTTTCCTATTATCTGGAGGATGAGGAACACTGGAAGACTGCGTGCAGGTTTGTGGAATGGACGCTTGGCAGTCAGGACGAGGAGGGGAATTTTGGCCCCATAGCCAGCAAGGAGGACTACTGGTCCAGATTTGTTATGCTTAAAGTTTTGATCCAATATTATGAGATCAAAAAGGATGGCAGGGTTCTGGAGTTTTTTGACAGATATTTTCAATATTTATATAATAAAATTCCAAAAGTGCCTATGAAGCAGTGGTCCAGTGCTAGAATCGGGGATCTGCTTTATTGCATCCAGTGGTATTGTGAACAGGAAGCAAAGGGTTACATACATGATGTGTCTGCCAAATATGATATTCACTCACTTGTGGAGATGCTCAGGGAGCAGGCGCTTGACTGGGTGGATATATTCCTGGACTTTCCATTTACAAGGCCTGCCGGGTATTACTATAACTGGAATAAAGAATACAGCCATTTTGCATGGGAAGATTACCATGATACCATGAAATACCACGCAAATCATATTGTGAATGTGACCATGGGCTTTAAATATCCTGCCATGCTGTCCTATTTTTTTGACGATATGGATTATAAGGCAGCTTCTCTTGCAGGCTTAGCAAACGCTGAGAAGTATCACGGAGTGGCAAGCGGTGCTATTAACGGAGATGAGCATTTAAGCGGAAACAATCCCTCTCAGGGATCGGAGCTCTGCTCTGTGGTGGAATATATGTTCAGTCTGCAGACCATGCTGGAGGCTTTCGGGCTTCCCTGTTTTGCGGATAAAATGGAGAGGCTGGCATATAATGCGCTGCCTGCTACCATAACAGAGGATTTCATGGCACATCAGTATTTGCAGCAGGCGAATCAGGTACTTGTCAGCAAGGCAGAGCGCAGTTGGTTTAATAACAATGAGGAGTCCAACATGTTTGGATTGGAACCGAATTTTGGTTGCTGTACTGCCAATATGCACCAGGGATGGCCAAAGTTTGTGAAGAGTCTGTGGTACAGAGGGGATGAATCCCAGGTGGTCTCCATGGTATTTGCCCCATGCAGGCTGGAGACAGAGGCTGAGGGGAGAAAAATATGCATCAGGGAGGAGACCGAGTATCCCTTTAGGGAAAAGATCACATATCATGTGGAGCAGGCATCCCATGATAACCTGGAATTCAAGATCAGGATTCCCCAGTGGTGTGGTTCCTATAAGATATATAAAAACGGCAAATGTGTCAAAGAGGAGAAAATCAGAGAAAAGACAGGGGACGTCATAACGGTAACCAGGGGAATCCACACAGGGGATATTCTGGAAGCAGAGTTTTCCACGGAGATTGAAAAATCCTATTGGTTCCATAACAGTATGGCTGTTGAGCGGGGGCCTCTGGTGTATGCACTGGATATAAAAGAGAGATGGGAAGCCGTAAAAGAAGTGGCCGGAATCAGGGATTATGAGGTCTACCCGGACAGCGGCTGGAATTACGCGTTAGAAAAAAATCCGTCTTTTGAAATGTCCACGGATTGCGTGGGCTCCGTACCTTTTTCTAAAGAGCACCCTCCGATCAGGCTGAAAACAAAGGGGCGGCGGCTTCCTTCCTGGAAACTGGAAGCAAACAGCGCGGGAACCCTCCCGGACAGTCCGATTCGCCCAGATGGGGCAGAAGAGGAAATTTCACTGATCCCTTATGGGTGCACAAAGCTGAGGGTTACCCAATTTCCATGGTATCAAAATGGAGACAAATAG